A region of Streptomyces paludis DNA encodes the following proteins:
- a CDS encoding cupin domain-containing protein: MPFIRSEEAVVHEIHGGRFVSYVRPDTGSRDLAAWRVEIPAATAGPTHTISHEETFYALSGRLQLTIDGESAELRAGDAAVAPAGSALAVANTTGQPAHMWVTTRVGLTAKLADGNTITPPWAH; this comes from the coding sequence ATGCCGTTCATCCGCAGTGAAGAGGCCGTCGTGCACGAGATTCACGGTGGCCGTTTCGTTTCCTACGTCCGTCCGGACACCGGCAGCCGGGACCTCGCCGCCTGGCGCGTCGAAATCCCGGCCGCAACGGCGGGGCCGACCCACACGATCAGCCACGAGGAGACCTTCTACGCCCTCTCCGGTCGCCTCCAGCTCACCATCGACGGCGAGAGCGCCGAACTCCGCGCAGGTGACGCGGCAGTGGCGCCTGCGGGCTCCGCACTCGCGGTCGCCAACACCACCGGCCAGCCCGCCCACATGTGGGTCACCACACGTGTCGGGCTCACCGCCAAACTGGCTGACGGCAACACCATCACACCACCCTGGGCTCACTAG
- a CDS encoding MarR family winged helix-turn-helix transcriptional regulator, translated as MDDALAFSALVLALSGQLVQEIHTSVSQQGFEDLRPAHGFAFARISAGGATAADLAEHLGVTKQAAAQLVEELVRKGYVERHPHPHDARARLLGLTETGWAATRAADRAARAAVASWREALGQARFGELVADLTLLAPPGPIRPAW; from the coding sequence ATGGATGACGCCTTGGCCTTCTCCGCGCTCGTGCTGGCACTCTCCGGACAACTGGTGCAGGAAATCCACACCAGCGTGTCCCAGCAGGGATTCGAGGACCTACGCCCCGCACACGGCTTCGCCTTCGCCCGCATCTCCGCAGGCGGCGCCACCGCGGCCGACCTGGCCGAGCACCTGGGGGTGACCAAGCAGGCCGCCGCCCAACTGGTCGAGGAGCTGGTCCGAAAGGGGTACGTGGAGCGGCATCCCCACCCGCACGATGCCCGTGCCCGCCTCCTGGGGCTGACCGAGACCGGCTGGGCCGCTACGCGTGCCGCCGACCGGGCAGCCCGGGCTGCCGTCGCATCGTGGCGAGAAGCACTGGGCCAGGCGCGCTTCGGCGAACTCGTCGCCGACCTGACACTCCTCGCACCGCCGGGACCGATCCGCCCTGCCTGGTGA